The following proteins are encoded in a genomic region of Actinomadura sp. NAK00032:
- a CDS encoding protein kinase, protein MTEATWRPGDVVLDLYEVRDVVATGGMGLVYRVRHRGWDTELAMKVPRPELVGSADALRGFEDEAQTWVGLGPHPHIVNCAYVRRLGPLPGVFAEWVGGGSLADAIEDGRLRDPDPRRTAGRLIDVAIQFAWGLDHAHRSGLVHQDVKPANVMLTPDGTVKVTDFGLAKARIRAGEDGVPRPDADPLVSFAGLTPAYCSPEQARAAAGDRAPLTRATDVWSWALSVLAMFTGGPPVWSGADGGRAFEEFAVRAAGVLPPGLADVLRACFRPDPSSRPDRMDEPAEALATVYAQVTGTPYPREQPGPATLLADGLSNQALSMLDLGHPEEAEALWERAVQADPHHPHAVYNRGLRLWRTGRMTDARLVGELEQVRATHKDDWIGDHLLGLVHLERGAAAEAVALLEAAAEQAPDAPEPAAALESARRLPAARPPAVLEGHADPVSAVALGAGLAVSGGRNSSNPPPPGAEGGTVRIWDLAAGHCVHVLPAHSAGLAGGVGAVALSPCGRFAASGGADGAVLVWDVRSGLLLHRLEGHAGRVDSLAFASDGSLLATATEGGAVRLWDTGGGRCVRTLQQEQDLPRALGGAVAMTSDGHVVRWEPTTMRLRVWNAAKGMLVRTTSMPRARVALSAGGRAAIAATETELRVWDTVAGRPLRTLDRRIGPDLRFAVSDDGRRALSGGPDGPQLWDLDEERGLRTLPGQGALTGTLALSGDGLHALTAPSGPAVHVWHLADPGPHAPWSHARPRTAAELAREADAAGLALSRARRLADAGDWARAGAELRAARNVPGHERNRDLLRLWREAGRHGRRTDLLGGWQGAELPGTERRSVSAGALSAGGVLALSFGAWPIVWLVDAASGEHLHTLQVGGMSVECVAFTPDGHRLLTGASDGKVRVWDAASGECLRVLSGHKADVRSLAVSADGRLAASGDEDGTVRVWDLDRGRRRHVLKGHSGVVLSLRFGPGAGTLLVSDMRRVVTLWRLGGRRSRVLPGRSPAAMSADGRTVVTCGHTVGTLWTSDGTTGEGTGYVRGPSEELASIHVDAAGALTATVGPDGALRVWDLRAERLLHHPPEPVTCLARSTGDRFAVSGGPDGNLRVWDVPSGRCLHTLKAHAAAVTWVGLSADAHLAVSRDRDHVMRAWELDWDHVFENGRASP, encoded by the coding sequence ATGACCGAGGCGACCTGGCGGCCCGGCGATGTCGTGCTCGATCTCTACGAGGTGCGCGACGTGGTCGCCACCGGCGGCATGGGCCTGGTCTACCGGGTGCGCCACCGCGGCTGGGACACCGAACTCGCGATGAAGGTGCCCCGTCCCGAGCTGGTCGGGTCCGCGGACGCGCTGCGCGGCTTCGAGGACGAGGCGCAGACCTGGGTCGGGCTCGGCCCGCACCCGCACATCGTGAACTGCGCGTACGTGCGCCGGCTCGGCCCGCTGCCGGGCGTGTTCGCCGAGTGGGTCGGCGGCGGCAGCCTCGCCGACGCGATCGAGGACGGCCGGCTGCGCGACCCGGACCCGCGCCGCACCGCGGGCCGGCTCATCGACGTCGCGATCCAGTTCGCCTGGGGGCTGGACCACGCGCACCGCAGCGGGCTCGTCCACCAGGACGTGAAGCCCGCGAACGTGATGCTCACCCCGGACGGGACGGTCAAGGTCACCGACTTCGGGCTGGCGAAGGCGCGGATCAGGGCGGGCGAGGACGGCGTCCCGCGTCCGGACGCCGATCCCCTGGTCAGCTTCGCGGGCCTGACCCCGGCGTACTGCTCCCCCGAGCAGGCGCGGGCGGCGGCGGGCGACCGGGCGCCGCTGACCCGCGCGACGGACGTGTGGTCGTGGGCGCTCAGCGTGCTGGCGATGTTCACCGGCGGCCCGCCGGTGTGGTCGGGCGCGGACGGCGGCCGGGCGTTCGAGGAGTTCGCCGTGCGGGCGGCCGGCGTCCTGCCGCCCGGTCTCGCGGACGTGCTGCGCGCGTGCTTCCGGCCGGACCCGTCGTCGCGTCCCGACCGGATGGACGAGCCGGCCGAGGCGCTCGCGACGGTGTACGCGCAGGTCACCGGCACCCCTTACCCCCGGGAGCAGCCCGGGCCCGCGACGCTGCTCGCGGACGGGCTGTCGAACCAGGCGCTGTCGATGCTCGACCTCGGCCACCCCGAGGAGGCCGAGGCGCTGTGGGAGCGGGCGGTACAGGCCGACCCGCACCACCCGCACGCCGTCTACAACCGGGGCCTGCGCCTGTGGCGCACCGGCCGGATGACGGACGCGCGGCTCGTCGGCGAACTGGAGCAGGTCCGCGCGACGCACAAGGACGACTGGATCGGCGATCACCTGCTCGGCCTGGTGCATCTGGAGCGCGGCGCCGCGGCCGAGGCGGTGGCGCTGCTGGAGGCCGCCGCCGAGCAGGCGCCGGACGCCCCCGAGCCGGCCGCGGCGCTGGAGAGCGCCCGGCGGCTGCCCGCCGCGCGGCCGCCCGCCGTCCTGGAAGGCCACGCCGACCCGGTCAGCGCGGTCGCGCTCGGCGCCGGGCTCGCGGTGAGCGGCGGCCGGAACTCCTCGAACCCGCCGCCGCCCGGCGCGGAGGGCGGCACCGTGCGGATCTGGGACCTGGCGGCCGGGCACTGCGTCCACGTGCTGCCCGCGCACTCCGCCGGGCTCGCGGGCGGGGTGGGCGCGGTGGCGCTGAGCCCGTGCGGCCGGTTCGCGGCCTCCGGTGGCGCGGACGGCGCCGTGCTCGTCTGGGACGTCCGGTCCGGGCTTCTGCTGCACCGGCTCGAAGGGCACGCGGGCCGGGTCGACTCGCTCGCGTTCGCCTCGGACGGCTCGCTCCTGGCGACGGCCACCGAAGGCGGGGCCGTCCGGCTCTGGGACACCGGCGGCGGGCGTTGCGTCCGCACCCTTCAGCAGGAGCAGGACCTCCCGCGCGCGCTCGGCGGGGCGGTCGCGATGACCAGTGACGGGCATGTCGTCAGGTGGGAGCCGACCACCATGCGCCTGCGCGTGTGGAACGCGGCCAAGGGCATGCTCGTCCGGACGACGTCGATGCCCCGGGCCCGCGTCGCGCTCAGCGCGGGAGGACGCGCCGCGATCGCCGCGACCGAGACGGAACTGCGCGTCTGGGACACCGTGGCGGGCCGTCCGCTGCGCACCCTGGACCGCCGGATCGGCCCCGACCTGCGGTTCGCCGTCAGCGACGACGGCCGGCGGGCCTTGTCGGGCGGCCCCGACGGCCCGCAGCTGTGGGACCTCGACGAGGAACGCGGCCTGCGCACCCTGCCGGGCCAAGGCGCCCTCACCGGAACGTTGGCGCTGAGCGGCGACGGCCTGCACGCGCTCACCGCGCCGAGCGGCCCGGCCGTCCACGTATGGCACCTGGCAGACCCGGGACCGCACGCCCCCTGGAGCCATGCACGCCCGCGCACGGCGGCGGAACTGGCCCGCGAGGCCGACGCGGCGGGCCTCGCCCTGTCCCGGGCCCGCAGGCTCGCGGACGCCGGGGACTGGGCGCGGGCGGGGGCGGAACTGCGCGCCGCCCGCAACGTCCCCGGCCACGAACGCAACCGCGACCTGCTCCGCCTGTGGCGCGAGGCCGGGCGGCACGGCCGCCGGACCGACCTGCTGGGCGGCTGGCAGGGAGCCGAACTGCCCGGCACCGAACGCAGGTCGGTCAGCGCCGGCGCGCTGAGCGCGGGCGGTGTCCTCGCCCTTTCGTTCGGCGCCTGGCCGATCGTGTGGCTCGTGGACGCCGCGTCCGGGGAGCATCTGCACACGCTCCAGGTGGGCGGCATGTCCGTCGAGTGCGTCGCCTTCACCCCGGACGGGCACCGGCTGCTGACCGGGGCGAGCGACGGGAAGGTCCGCGTGTGGGACGCGGCCTCCGGCGAGTGCCTGCGCGTCCTCAGCGGCCACAAGGCCGACGTCAGGTCGCTGGCCGTGAGCGCGGACGGGCGGCTCGCCGCATCCGGCGACGAGGACGGCACCGTCCGCGTCTGGGACCTCGACAGGGGCAGGCGCAGGCACGTCCTCAAGGGGCACAGCGGGGTCGTCCTCTCCCTGCGCTTCGGCCCTGGCGCCGGAACCCTCCTGGTGTCGGACATGCGCCGCGTGGTGACGCTCTGGCGGCTCGGAGGCCGGCGGTCGCGCGTCCTGCCGGGCCGGTCGCCGGCCGCCATGAGCGCCGACGGCCGCACGGTCGTGACGTGCGGCCACACGGTGGGCACCCTCTGGACCTCGGACGGGACGACCGGCGAAGGCACCGGCTACGTCCGGGGCCCGTCGGAGGAACTCGCGTCCATCCACGTGGACGCCGCCGGCGCCCTGACCGCCACGGTCGGCCCCGACGGCGCCCTGCGCGTCTGGGACCTGCGCGCCGAACGCCTCCTGCACCACCCGCCGGAGCCGGTCACCTGCCTGGCGCGCAGCACCGGCGACCGGTTCGCGGTCTCCGGCGGGCCCGACGGGAACCTGCGCGTCTGGGACGTCCCGTCCGGACGGTGCCTGCACACCCTCAAGGCCCACGCGGCCGCCGTCACCTGGGTCGGCCTCAGCGCCGACGCCCACCTCGCGGTGTCCCGCGACCGGGACCATGTGATGCGGGCCTGGGAACTCGACTGGGACCACGTGTTCGAGAACGGAAGGGCATCCCCATGA
- a CDS encoding tetratricopeptide repeat protein → MILGCSGWACTRLISVSKVPGGNPVARDDPEAFAIEFMICGDCGKNFCDRCHAPGSVFRAPRCAHCGGKLVPGSRLEQVGGRARPAEVEHHDRAVGAIESGRFEDAVRDLDEAVRLRPGYATAHHWRGIALSESGRPAEALAAFDEAVRLNPSDVPSRFEKARALSLMERDAEALTAYEETIAVQPRYPAPQVNRAVLLMDAGRDAEALAVIDQAIALLTSGTAVGAGRYDLASAHSVKGAALVKLDRCEEALPVIDYAIDNGPDSWNDHYNKSVALEVLGRIEESEIARSIADSLRDA, encoded by the coding sequence ATGATCCTCGGCTGCTCCGGCTGGGCCTGCACGCGCCTCATCTCGGTGTCGAAGGTGCCGGGCGGCAACCCGGTCGCCCGCGACGACCCGGAGGCCTTCGCGATCGAGTTCATGATCTGCGGCGACTGCGGCAAGAACTTCTGCGACCGCTGCCACGCCCCGGGCTCGGTCTTCCGCGCGCCCCGCTGCGCGCACTGCGGCGGGAAGCTCGTCCCCGGCAGCAGGCTGGAGCAGGTCGGGGGCCGCGCCCGGCCCGCCGAGGTCGAGCACCACGACCGGGCGGTCGGCGCGATCGAGTCCGGCCGCTTCGAGGACGCCGTGCGCGACCTGGACGAGGCCGTCCGGCTCCGCCCCGGGTACGCCACCGCGCACCACTGGCGCGGCATCGCGCTCAGCGAATCCGGCCGTCCCGCCGAGGCGCTCGCGGCGTTCGACGAGGCGGTCCGGCTGAACCCGTCCGACGTGCCGTCCCGCTTCGAGAAGGCCCGCGCGCTCTCCCTCATGGAACGCGACGCCGAGGCGCTCACCGCGTACGAGGAGACCATCGCCGTCCAGCCCCGCTATCCCGCGCCGCAGGTCAACCGGGCGGTCCTGCTGATGGACGCCGGCCGCGACGCGGAGGCCCTCGCCGTCATCGACCAGGCCATCGCGCTGCTCACCTCCGGAACCGCCGTGGGCGCCGGCCGGTACGACCTCGCGAGCGCCCACAGCGTGAAGGGCGCGGCCCTGGTCAAGCTGGACCGCTGCGAGGAGGCCCTGCCCGTCATCGACTACGCCATCGACAACGGCCCCGACTCCTGGAACGACCACTACAACAAGTCGGTCGCCCTCGAAGTGCTCGGCCGCATCGAGGAGTCCGAGATCGCCCGGAGCATCGCCGACTCCCTCCGCGACGCCTGA
- a CDS encoding alpha/beta fold hydrolase: MSTARAGHLAVPGATLYYEVRGTGPVLLISQSGEGDAGRSTDLVDRLAADYTVITYDRRGLSRSTPDDPDRAVTLAEHADDVHRLLAALTDEPAAMLGCSLGAVIGLHLAARHPGRIGTLIAHEPVAPGLLPAAERARHEAELAEIQRLYRRDGLGPALRTIAEVLGIDPAAPDAEPGLAPQPMTPRRIANFGFFIEHDFAAVIGDTLPVAELAGTATRIIPAAGRTTPRTVFDYRCAEELAALLGTGIAELPGGHNGNTTHPRAYAARLRDILRNA; encoded by the coding sequence GTGAGCACTGCGAGGGCCGGCCACCTGGCCGTCCCCGGCGCGACCCTCTACTACGAGGTGCGCGGCACCGGCCCGGTGCTGCTGATCTCCCAGAGCGGCGAAGGCGACGCCGGACGCAGCACCGACCTGGTCGACCGGCTCGCCGCCGACTACACCGTCATCACCTACGACCGGCGCGGGCTGTCGCGCAGCACTCCGGACGACCCGGACCGGGCAGTGACGCTCGCCGAGCACGCCGACGACGTCCACCGCCTGCTCGCGGCGCTCACCGACGAACCCGCGGCGATGCTCGGCTGCAGCCTGGGCGCCGTCATCGGCCTGCACCTGGCCGCCCGCCACCCCGGCCGGATCGGCACGCTCATCGCCCACGAGCCGGTCGCACCCGGCCTGCTGCCCGCCGCCGAACGCGCCCGCCACGAAGCGGAGCTGGCCGAGATCCAGCGGCTCTACCGCCGCGACGGCCTGGGCCCGGCGCTGCGGACGATCGCCGAGGTGCTGGGCATCGACCCCGCCGCCCCCGACGCCGAACCCGGCCTGGCACCGCAGCCCATGACCCCGCGGCGCATCGCCAACTTCGGCTTCTTCATCGAGCACGACTTCGCCGCCGTCATCGGCGACACCCTGCCGGTCGCCGAGTTGGCGGGCACCGCGACGCGCATCATCCCCGCCGCGGGCCGCACCACCCCGCGCACCGTCTTCGACTACCGCTGCGCCGAGGAACTGGCCGCCCTGCTCGGCACCGGCATCGCCGAACTCCCCGGCGGGCACAACGGCAACACGACCCACCCGCGCGCCTACGCCGCCCGGCTCCGCGACATCCTGCGGAACGCCTGA
- a CDS encoding MarR family winged helix-turn-helix transcriptional regulator, with amino-acid sequence MNGVELFLLGRTLMKIGEEALPTEGLGDQPTGVRTVLIVVSDVRAHPGGAIGEIAARTGLPQSAVSAAVARLREAGAVVTEPDARDRRRLLIHPAPGVSDRVEQVRATSIDAALAKAMDTADSGQIAQVSALLEQLAEHLTPQTLTRLRG; translated from the coding sequence ATGAACGGAGTCGAGCTGTTCCTGCTGGGCCGCACGCTGATGAAGATCGGCGAGGAGGCGCTGCCCACCGAGGGGCTGGGCGACCAGCCGACCGGCGTCCGGACGGTGCTGATCGTGGTCAGCGACGTGCGCGCGCACCCCGGCGGCGCGATCGGCGAGATCGCCGCCCGCACCGGCCTGCCGCAGAGCGCGGTGTCGGCCGCGGTGGCCCGCCTCCGCGAGGCCGGCGCCGTCGTCACCGAACCCGACGCCCGCGACCGCCGCCGGCTCCTCATCCACCCCGCACCCGGCGTCTCCGACCGGGTGGAGCAGGTCCGCGCGACCTCCATCGACGCCGCGCTGGCCAAAGCCATGGACACCGCCGACTCCGGGCAGATCGCCCAGGTCAGCGCTCTCCTGGAGCAGCTCGCAGAGCACCTGACCCCGCAGACGCTCACCCGCCTCCGCGGCTGA
- a CDS encoding cystathionine gamma-lyase, producing MTVGDGTLAVGAGRPDAENSTPGLPGPVFAAHYHLAGETSGPYTYGRDSNPTWTLLERAIGELEGGAEVVSFASGMAAVAAVLLSQVRAGDVVVLPDDCYMATRQLKERLESYGAVVRMAPTGGDAQIALLDGARLVWLETPSNPRLDVCDIARVAKAAHATGALVAVDNTLATPLGQRPLDLGADFSVASDTKALSGHGDLLLGHVATRNPELAAGVRLWRKTVGAIPGPMEAWLAHRSLATLELRLERQAANAMALAEALRGRVAGLRYPGLPDDPSHEVAARQMRRFGCVLSFTLPDAPAAERFLGAMRLVMQATSFGSVHSSAERRGRWGGDAVEPGFVRFSVGVENTGDLVADVLQALEKTV from the coding sequence GTGACGGTCGGGGACGGGACGCTGGCGGTGGGGGCCGGGCGGCCGGATGCGGAGAACTCCACGCCGGGGCTGCCGGGGCCGGTGTTCGCGGCGCATTACCATCTGGCCGGGGAGACGAGCGGGCCCTATACCTACGGGCGCGACTCCAATCCGACATGGACGCTGCTGGAACGGGCGATCGGCGAACTCGAAGGCGGGGCCGAGGTCGTTTCCTTCGCGTCGGGAATGGCCGCCGTGGCGGCCGTGCTCCTGTCGCAGGTGCGGGCGGGCGATGTCGTCGTCCTGCCCGATGACTGCTACATGGCGACCCGTCAGTTGAAAGAGCGGCTGGAGTCGTACGGGGCGGTGGTGCGAATGGCGCCCACCGGCGGGGACGCGCAGATCGCACTGCTGGACGGGGCGCGGCTGGTCTGGCTGGAGACGCCGTCCAATCCACGGCTGGACGTGTGCGATATCGCGCGGGTCGCGAAGGCCGCGCATGCGACCGGGGCGCTGGTGGCGGTCGACAACACCCTGGCCACGCCCCTGGGTCAGCGGCCGCTGGATCTGGGCGCCGATTTCTCCGTCGCCAGTGACACCAAGGCGTTGAGCGGGCACGGGGATCTGCTGCTCGGGCATGTCGCGACGCGGAATCCGGAACTGGCCGCCGGGGTGCGGCTGTGGCGGAAGACGGTGGGCGCCATTCCCGGGCCGATGGAGGCGTGGCTGGCGCACCGGTCGCTCGCCACGCTGGAGTTGCGGCTGGAGCGGCAGGCCGCCAACGCGATGGCGCTGGCGGAGGCGCTGCGGGGGCGGGTCGCCGGGCTCCGGTATCCGGGGCTGCCGGACGATCCGTCGCACGAGGTCGCGGCCCGGCAGATGCGCCGGTTCGGGTGCGTCCTGTCGTTCACGCTGCCCGACGCGCCCGCGGCCGAACGGTTCCTGGGGGCGATGCGGCTGGTCATGCAGGCCACCAGTTTCGGCAGCGTGCACAGTTCGGCGGAACGGCGGGGGCGCTGGGGCGGCGACGCCGTGGAGCCGGGATTCGTCCGTTTCTCGGTCGGCGTCGAGAACACCGGTGATCTCGTGGCGGACGTTCTCCAGGCGCTGGAGAAAACGGTGTGA